One part of the Cottoperca gobio chromosome 14, fCotGob3.1, whole genome shotgun sequence genome encodes these proteins:
- the LOC115018469 gene encoding oligodendrocyte-myelin glycoprotein-like isoform X2 encodes MRRHVLLKLSPNEALLELLIVLSLGLHVLAVCPSMCSCGRSHREVDCSWRGLRQLPDGLQHNMHSLNLSNNRFHNLDGLLTAYTHLRFLDLSHNRLSHLPAGLPRSLWQLHAASNRLQLLDKNDTVHQWNLRLLDLSDNKLERVIFINNTLINLCTLNLSHNHFWTLPTNMPVRLENIDLSHNLLVKVLPGSLDRLLRLTHFYLHANRFSTLPFGVLDKVTSIRVITLGDNPWSCHLYADIAYLLSWTQRTPARVLGCPCHTRPVCGGVRPGRTGGWHFASYNLPPLAANAQDLSSIPPEASVTGWWYFSVSALQSTPHTPKESLITQHNPFTAISISTLRPRSTDTHLTINHISASPAAAEHMLRTDSHLVSGTKEISPADSLHTTDASSFSDTSFIAETPIMADVTLATGSFFTTESPSIQKKKTTTLRTRSVRRKNQSLANSTPTIARCYFHPLLHNLGLLSVLLQQVL; translated from the exons ATGAGAAG GCATGTGCTGCTGAAGCTCTCCCCTAATGAGGCCCTTCTGGAACTCTTGATTGTGTTGTCGCTGGGGTTGCACGTCCTAGCTGTGTGCCCCTCCATGTGCTCCTGTGGCCGCAGCCACAGGGAGGTAGACTGCTCATGGAGGGGTCTGAGACAGTTGCCTGACGGCCTGCAGCACAACATGCACTCCCTCAACTTGTCCAACAACCGATTTCACAACCTGGACGGCCTGCTCACAGCGTATACCCATCTCCGTTTCCTCGATTTGTCCCACAACCGGCTGAGCCACCTGCCCGCCGGCTTGCCTCGTTCCCTCTGGCAGCTCCACGCCGCCTCCAACCGCCTCCAGTTGCTGGACAAGAACGACACGGTCCACCAGTGGAATCTGCGACTGCTCGACCTCTCCGACAACAAGCTGGAGCGGGTCATCTTCATCAACAATACGCTGATCAATCTGTGCACGCTCAACCTTAGCCACAATCACTTCTGGACTTTGCCCACCAACATGCCTGTGCGCCTGGAGAATATTGATCTGTCCCACAATTTGCTTGTGAAGGTGCTGCCAGGCTCTCTGGACCGGCTCCTCAGACTAACTCACTTCTATCTGCATGCTAATCGCTTCTCCACGCTGCCATTTGGAGTGTTGGACAAGGTGACATCTATTAGAGTCATCACTCTGGGCGACAACCCTTGGTCATGTCACCTTTATGCTGACATCGCCTACTTACTCTCCTGGACTCAGCGTACCCCTGCACGCGTCCTGGGCTGCCCCTGCCACACCCGGCCTGTATGTGGAGGGGTGCGCCCTGGCAGGACTGGAGGGTGGCACTTTGCCTCCTACAACCTACCCCCCCTGGCAGCGAATGCCCAGGACCTGAGCTCTATCCCCCCTGAGGCCAGTGTGACAGGGTGGTGGTACTTCTCTGTTTCTGCTCTGCAAAGCACCCCACACACCCCCAAAGAGAGCTTGATCACGCAGCACAACCCTTTCACAGCCATTAGCATCTCCACACTGCGACCGagaagcacagacacacacctaaCTATTAATCACATTTCTGCTAGCCCAGCTGCCGCAGAGCACATGCTCCGCACTGATTCCCATCTCGTCTCTGGCACAAAGGAAATCTCACCCGCTGACTCACTCCACACCACCGACGCATCCTCTTTTTCTGACACAAGCTTCATTGCTGAAACACCCATCATGGCTGACGTGACGCTGGCCACAGGCAGCTTCTTTACAACAGAGAGCCCCTCCAtccaaaaaaagaagacaacTACTCTTCGCACCAGGAGTGTGAGGAGGAAGAATCAGTCCCTTGCTAACAGCACCCCGACTATTGCTAGATGCTATTTTCACCCTTTACTGCACAACCTGGGccttctgtctgtccttctgcaACAGGTCctctga
- the LOC115018469 gene encoding oligodendrocyte-myelin glycoprotein-like isoform X1, which produces MRSRHVLLKLSPNEALLELLIVLSLGLHVLAVCPSMCSCGRSHREVDCSWRGLRQLPDGLQHNMHSLNLSNNRFHNLDGLLTAYTHLRFLDLSHNRLSHLPAGLPRSLWQLHAASNRLQLLDKNDTVHQWNLRLLDLSDNKLERVIFINNTLINLCTLNLSHNHFWTLPTNMPVRLENIDLSHNLLVKVLPGSLDRLLRLTHFYLHANRFSTLPFGVLDKVTSIRVITLGDNPWSCHLYADIAYLLSWTQRTPARVLGCPCHTRPVCGGVRPGRTGGWHFASYNLPPLAANAQDLSSIPPEASVTGWWYFSVSALQSTPHTPKESLITQHNPFTAISISTLRPRSTDTHLTINHISASPAAAEHMLRTDSHLVSGTKEISPADSLHTTDASSFSDTSFIAETPIMADVTLATGSFFTTESPSIQKKKTTTLRTRSVRRKNQSLANSTPTIARCYFHPLLHNLGLLSVLLQQVL; this is translated from the exons ATGAGAAG CAGGCATGTGCTGCTGAAGCTCTCCCCTAATGAGGCCCTTCTGGAACTCTTGATTGTGTTGTCGCTGGGGTTGCACGTCCTAGCTGTGTGCCCCTCCATGTGCTCCTGTGGCCGCAGCCACAGGGAGGTAGACTGCTCATGGAGGGGTCTGAGACAGTTGCCTGACGGCCTGCAGCACAACATGCACTCCCTCAACTTGTCCAACAACCGATTTCACAACCTGGACGGCCTGCTCACAGCGTATACCCATCTCCGTTTCCTCGATTTGTCCCACAACCGGCTGAGCCACCTGCCCGCCGGCTTGCCTCGTTCCCTCTGGCAGCTCCACGCCGCCTCCAACCGCCTCCAGTTGCTGGACAAGAACGACACGGTCCACCAGTGGAATCTGCGACTGCTCGACCTCTCCGACAACAAGCTGGAGCGGGTCATCTTCATCAACAATACGCTGATCAATCTGTGCACGCTCAACCTTAGCCACAATCACTTCTGGACTTTGCCCACCAACATGCCTGTGCGCCTGGAGAATATTGATCTGTCCCACAATTTGCTTGTGAAGGTGCTGCCAGGCTCTCTGGACCGGCTCCTCAGACTAACTCACTTCTATCTGCATGCTAATCGCTTCTCCACGCTGCCATTTGGAGTGTTGGACAAGGTGACATCTATTAGAGTCATCACTCTGGGCGACAACCCTTGGTCATGTCACCTTTATGCTGACATCGCCTACTTACTCTCCTGGACTCAGCGTACCCCTGCACGCGTCCTGGGCTGCCCCTGCCACACCCGGCCTGTATGTGGAGGGGTGCGCCCTGGCAGGACTGGAGGGTGGCACTTTGCCTCCTACAACCTACCCCCCCTGGCAGCGAATGCCCAGGACCTGAGCTCTATCCCCCCTGAGGCCAGTGTGACAGGGTGGTGGTACTTCTCTGTTTCTGCTCTGCAAAGCACCCCACACACCCCCAAAGAGAGCTTGATCACGCAGCACAACCCTTTCACAGCCATTAGCATCTCCACACTGCGACCGagaagcacagacacacacctaaCTATTAATCACATTTCTGCTAGCCCAGCTGCCGCAGAGCACATGCTCCGCACTGATTCCCATCTCGTCTCTGGCACAAAGGAAATCTCACCCGCTGACTCACTCCACACCACCGACGCATCCTCTTTTTCTGACACAAGCTTCATTGCTGAAACACCCATCATGGCTGACGTGACGCTGGCCACAGGCAGCTTCTTTACAACAGAGAGCCCCTCCAtccaaaaaaagaagacaacTACTCTTCGCACCAGGAGTGTGAGGAGGAAGAATCAGTCCCTTGCTAACAGCACCCCGACTATTGCTAGATGCTATTTTCACCCTTTACTGCACAACCTGGGccttctgtctgtccttctgcaACAGGTCctctga